In a single window of the Paenibacillus sp. MMS20-IR301 genome:
- a CDS encoding DNA polymerase III subunit alpha has protein sequence MSPFVHLHVHSEYSLLDGAARITDLVRRAGEYGMKSLALTDHGVMYGAIPFYKACREQGIKPIIGCEAYLTAGSRRERGSRKDQPIYHLILLVKNMTGYKNLMKLISIGHLEGQHYKPRIDMEALAAYGEGIICLSACLGGEVPQHLLHGREDEARRAALRYKEIFGGDFYLELQDHGMPEQKRVNPKLIALAAELNIPLVATNDVHYMDKEDAEVQDVLICIGTGKSVDDEDRLKIGTDQLYFKSGEQMAALFPHVPQAIENTQHIADACNLELTFGKHILPEYSPLPEGMNAAAYLRELCFSGLEERYRGTPQWESPEQKQTAESRLAYELGVIESMGFSDYFLIVWDFIAFCHRSGIVTGPGRGSSAGSLTAYTLKITDVDPLKYNLLFERFLNPERITMPDIDIDFSDERRDEVIAYVVDKYGKEHVAQIITFGTMAARAAVRDVGRALNLPYGEVDKAAKLIPGQLGISITRALESSPELKALYEGNPKTRGLLDMALKVEGMPRHASTHAAGVVISKGPLTDAVPLQAGSESTALTQYSMEHLESVGLLKMDFLGLRTLSIIERCMKWVQEMTGSVPDFRIVPDYDPLTYEMLGAGDTTGVFQLESAGIRRVLKDLKPSGFEDIISVLALYRPGPMEFIPKFIGGKHGEFEVVYPHADLKPILADTYGIIVYQEQIMQIASLMAGFSLGEADLLRRAVSKKKRETLDKERSHFVEGSLKQGYEEADANEVYDMIVRFANYGFPRAHAAAYGVLAFQTAYLKAHYPVQFMAAMLTAVMGSHRKVAEYVLDCRRTGIGVLPPDVNESGVLFTPVSGEGGGHIRFGLAAVKNVGTLAVENIMEVRKERPFDSLLDFCRRVDLRVCNKRVIESLLQAGAFDRLPGHRAQLLGMLDETVDAAAKWRKERDELQIQLFDDLIETPNWEIRYPDIPKFTVTQQLELERELLGLYLSGHPLDDSAAMLEEPGISKLMDLGEAADESMTVTAGMVVSLKEITTKAGKAMAFVEWEDQIERCEVVLFPEVWKRSRALIEKGALLALRAKVQQEDEGFKLLAEEVAPLTADSLRGLLQRRSTAGARPAYGAGRSTPAGAPAAAPAARPAAQAPRPAAAAPSGTGQPGPAERSAGSAAPGQRVFIKITPAAEREGLLPRLQALLQTHPGPAATLLFYERTQKVLALSDSYRIRPSEALSAAIEDMLGAGTVRIK, from the coding sequence ATGAGCCCTTTCGTGCATTTGCATGTGCACAGCGAATACAGTTTACTGGACGGGGCGGCGCGCATCACCGATCTCGTGCGCCGGGCCGGCGAATACGGCATGAAATCGCTGGCGCTGACGGATCATGGAGTGATGTACGGGGCCATCCCTTTCTATAAAGCCTGCCGGGAGCAGGGCATCAAGCCGATTATCGGCTGTGAAGCTTATTTGACTGCGGGCTCGCGCCGGGAGCGGGGCAGCCGGAAGGATCAGCCGATTTATCATCTGATTCTGCTGGTGAAGAATATGACCGGGTACAAGAACCTGATGAAGCTGATCTCCATTGGCCATCTGGAAGGCCAGCATTATAAGCCGCGGATTGATATGGAAGCGCTGGCGGCGTATGGGGAAGGCATTATCTGCCTCAGCGCCTGCCTTGGCGGCGAGGTGCCACAGCATCTGCTGCACGGTCGGGAGGACGAAGCGCGCAGGGCGGCGCTGCGGTATAAGGAGATTTTTGGCGGAGACTTCTACCTGGAGCTGCAGGACCATGGCATGCCGGAGCAGAAACGGGTCAACCCGAAGCTGATCGCCCTGGCAGCCGAACTCAATATTCCGCTTGTCGCAACCAATGATGTCCATTATATGGACAAGGAGGACGCCGAGGTTCAGGATGTGCTGATCTGCATCGGAACAGGCAAATCTGTCGATGATGAGGACCGCTTGAAGATCGGTACGGATCAGCTGTATTTCAAAAGCGGCGAGCAGATGGCTGCGCTGTTTCCGCATGTGCCGCAAGCGATAGAGAATACACAGCACATTGCTGATGCGTGCAATCTGGAGCTGACCTTCGGGAAGCATATTCTGCCCGAGTACTCGCCTCTGCCGGAAGGCATGAACGCTGCTGCATATTTGCGTGAGCTGTGCTTCAGCGGGCTGGAGGAGCGCTACAGGGGGACCCCGCAGTGGGAGAGCCCGGAGCAGAAGCAGACGGCGGAGAGCCGGCTTGCTTATGAGCTGGGTGTTATCGAAAGCATGGGCTTCAGTGATTACTTCCTGATCGTCTGGGATTTCATCGCCTTCTGCCACCGCAGCGGAATTGTTACCGGTCCGGGCCGCGGCTCCTCAGCGGGGAGTCTGACTGCGTATACCCTGAAGATTACGGATGTCGATCCGCTGAAATACAATCTGCTCTTCGAACGCTTTCTTAATCCTGAGCGGATTACGATGCCCGATATTGATATCGACTTCAGCGACGAGCGCCGCGATGAGGTTATCGCCTATGTGGTTGATAAATACGGCAAGGAGCATGTGGCCCAGATTATCACCTTCGGAACGATGGCGGCCAGAGCAGCTGTGCGCGATGTAGGCCGTGCCCTGAATCTGCCGTATGGCGAGGTGGACAAGGCCGCGAAGCTGATTCCCGGCCAGCTCGGCATCAGCATTACGCGGGCGCTGGAGAGCTCGCCTGAGCTGAAGGCTCTCTATGAAGGGAATCCCAAGACCCGGGGACTGCTCGATATGGCGCTGAAGGTTGAAGGCATGCCGCGCCATGCCTCTACGCATGCGGCCGGTGTGGTCATCTCCAAGGGCCCGCTGACCGATGCCGTTCCGCTGCAGGCGGGCAGTGAGAGTACCGCGCTGACCCAATATTCCATGGAGCATCTGGAGAGCGTCGGGCTCCTGAAGATGGATTTTCTGGGGCTGCGGACTTTGTCGATTATTGAACGCTGTATGAAGTGGGTGCAGGAAATGACCGGGAGTGTGCCTGATTTCCGCATCGTCCCGGATTATGACCCGTTAACCTATGAGATGCTCGGGGCAGGCGATACCACCGGTGTGTTCCAGCTGGAGTCTGCCGGAATCAGGCGGGTGCTGAAGGATCTGAAGCCAAGCGGCTTCGAGGATATTATCTCTGTACTTGCCCTGTACCGCCCGGGTCCGATGGAATTCATTCCGAAGTTCATCGGGGGAAAACACGGCGAATTCGAGGTCGTCTATCCCCATGCCGATCTGAAGCCGATTCTGGCCGATACGTACGGGATTATCGTCTATCAGGAGCAGATTATGCAGATTGCTTCGCTGATGGCCGGATTCTCGCTCGGAGAAGCGGATCTGCTGCGCCGCGCGGTGTCGAAGAAGAAACGCGAGACGCTGGACAAGGAACGCAGTCACTTCGTGGAGGGAAGCCTGAAGCAGGGCTATGAGGAAGCAGATGCCAATGAGGTATACGACATGATCGTTCGGTTCGCCAATTACGGGTTCCCGCGCGCGCATGCCGCCGCTTATGGCGTACTGGCTTTCCAGACGGCCTATCTGAAAGCCCACTATCCGGTGCAGTTCATGGCAGCCATGCTGACTGCCGTCATGGGCTCCCACCGCAAGGTTGCGGAGTATGTACTGGACTGCCGCCGTACAGGGATCGGCGTGCTGCCGCCGGACGTCAACGAGAGCGGTGTGCTGTTCACTCCGGTAAGCGGGGAAGGCGGCGGACATATCCGCTTCGGGCTGGCTGCGGTCAAGAATGTCGGCACGCTGGCCGTGGAGAATATAATGGAGGTCCGCAAGGAGCGCCCGTTCGACAGCCTGCTCGATTTCTGCCGCCGTGTCGATCTGCGCGTCTGCAACAAGCGCGTGATTGAATCCCTGCTGCAGGCCGGCGCCTTCGACCGGCTTCCCGGCCACCGGGCCCAGCTGCTGGGGATGCTGGATGAGACGGTTGATGCCGCGGCGAAATGGCGCAAGGAGCGTGATGAGCTGCAGATTCAGCTGTTCGATGATCTGATTGAGACCCCGAACTGGGAAATCCGTTATCCGGATATCCCGAAATTCACAGTTACGCAGCAGCTGGAGCTGGAGCGCGAGCTGCTCGGCCTCTATCTGTCCGGCCATCCGCTGGACGACAGCGCGGCGATGCTGGAGGAGCCGGGGATCAGCAAGCTGATGGATCTTGGCGAAGCAGCGGATGAGAGCATGACGGTGACTGCCGGCATGGTGGTGTCGCTGAAGGAGATTACGACCAAAGCCGGCAAGGCGATGGCCTTTGTGGAATGGGAAGACCAGATCGAGCGCTGCGAGGTCGTACTCTTCCCGGAGGTGTGGAAACGCAGCCGCGCCCTGATCGAGAAGGGCGCGCTGCTGGCCCTGCGCGCCAAGGTGCAGCAGGAGGACGAGGGCTTCAAGCTGCTGGCCGAGGAGGTGGCCCCGCTCACCGCGGACAGCCTGCGCGGCCTGCTGCAGCGCCGCAGCACAGCTGGTGCCCGGCCCGCCTACGGCGCGGGCCGGAGCACCCCTGCAGGAGCGCCTGCGGCCGCTCCTGCCGCCCGCCCGGCCGCGCAGGCACCGCGGCCTGCAGCGGCTGCCCCATCCGGCACGGGGCAGCCTGGCCCTGCTGAGCGCTCCGCAGGCTCAGCGGCACCCGGCCAGCGTGTCTTCATCAAGATCACGCCGGCCGCAGAGAGAGAGGGTCTGCTGCCGCGCCTGCAGGCTCTGCTGCAGACCCATCCGGGACCAGCGGCGACGCTGCTGTTCTACGAGCGGACCCAGAAGGTGCTGGCGCTGAGCGACAGCTACCGGATCAGGCCCTCGGAGGCGCTGTCCGCAGCGATTGAGGATATGCTGGGAGCCGGAACCGTCCGGATTAAGTAG
- a CDS encoding MFS transporter has protein sequence MGKLTKLRGFYLFLGLAGGSFGSYLSLLLKTSGLDVSRIGMLMATGTLIAICVQPLWGLISDRYNQARLVLILSVAIPALLAVLYRSEYFIVLMLVYTVSTIFSSTQAPIADSYAIAAANSAGSTYGSIRMMMSIGAAVGAIAGGQYVSRFSVSTIWLPFLLLSSVAVVIALTLPRQAEENHMMSQSFSQGVKKLLGNRVFLAFLGGSFLVNQTMAAFGTYFVIAFQSVGGTTSYAGVALFLASITNVPSMFFASKVIRRLGMERTLLLGALIYVLRWGIQVAFPYPPVMIGVQVLHGLSFGFFYIAAVEYVSKITSSEMQATGQSVFNIVFSGFAGILGNLLNGMLLNQGGVGLMNLSCMLSAAAGALLLFYVARSSRSKLPVASASGGASV, from the coding sequence ATGGGAAAATTAACGAAGCTGCGCGGGTTTTATCTGTTTTTGGGACTGGCCGGGGGCTCCTTCGGCTCTTATTTGTCGCTGCTGCTCAAAACAAGCGGTCTTGATGTCAGCCGGATCGGCATGCTGATGGCTACAGGCACTTTGATTGCCATCTGTGTGCAGCCTTTATGGGGCTTGATCTCTGACAGATATAACCAGGCGCGGCTGGTGCTGATTTTAAGTGTGGCTATTCCGGCGCTGCTTGCCGTGCTGTACCGTTCTGAATATTTCATCGTGCTGATGCTGGTGTACACGGTGTCAACGATCTTCTCCTCTACACAGGCTCCTATTGCCGACTCCTACGCCATAGCAGCGGCGAATAGCGCCGGGTCGACTTACGGGAGCATCCGGATGATGATGAGCATAGGCGCGGCTGTAGGGGCCATTGCGGGGGGGCAGTATGTCTCCAGATTCTCGGTGTCCACGATTTGGCTGCCGTTTCTGCTGCTGAGCAGCGTAGCGGTGGTAATCGCCCTGACCCTGCCGAGGCAGGCGGAGGAGAATCATATGATGAGCCAGTCCTTCTCCCAGGGGGTCAAAAAACTGCTAGGCAACCGCGTATTCCTGGCTTTTCTCGGCGGGAGCTTCCTGGTGAACCAGACGATGGCGGCCTTCGGGACTTACTTCGTCATTGCCTTCCAGTCGGTCGGCGGGACAACCAGCTATGCCGGGGTTGCCCTGTTTCTGGCGTCTATTACCAACGTGCCTTCGATGTTCTTCGCCTCCAAGGTGATCCGCAGACTGGGGATGGAGCGGACGCTGCTCCTGGGTGCGCTGATCTATGTGCTGCGCTGGGGGATACAGGTGGCCTTCCCTTATCCGCCGGTCATGATCGGGGTTCAGGTGCTGCACGGCCTGTCCTTTGGCTTCTTCTATATCGCTGCTGTCGAGTATGTATCGAAGATTACCTCATCTGAGATGCAGGCAACCGGACAAAGCGTCTTCAATATCGTGTTCTCCGGATTTGCAGGCATTCTCGGTAATCTCCTGAACGGCATGCTGCTGAATCAGGGCGGGGTCGGCCTGATGAACCTGTCTTGTATGCTGAGTGCGGCAGCCGGAGCATTGCTCCTGTTCTATGTCGCCAGAAGCTCCCGAAGCAAGCTTCCGGTGGCGTCCGCTTCCGGCGGAGCCAGTGTATAA
- a CDS encoding YtrH family sporulation protein: MSIFLSKAVLDFFIAFGIVLGGAMLGGIGAVVSLQPPTDTMLDIADRIKIWALAAAVGGTIDPMRVIESNMLGGNLSPAIKQILYLVFAFLGAHMGSELVKWVCGK, from the coding sequence ATGAGTATTTTTCTGAGCAAAGCCGTCCTCGATTTCTTCATTGCCTTCGGGATTGTGCTGGGCGGTGCGATGCTGGGCGGAATCGGAGCCGTGGTGTCCCTTCAGCCGCCTACGGACACGATGCTGGATATCGCCGACCGGATTAAAATCTGGGCCCTGGCCGCCGCCGTAGGCGGGACTATTGACCCGATGCGGGTAATCGAGAGCAACATGCTGGGCGGTAATCTTTCGCCTGCCATTAAGCAGATTCTGTATTTGGTATTCGCCTTTCTGGGCGCTCACATGGGCAGCGAGCTGGTCAAATGGGTGTGCGGGAAATAG
- the pyk gene encoding pyruvate kinase, with product MRKSKIVCTIGPASESLENIKKLILAGMNVARLNFSHGDFEEHGARINTIRQASKELGKTVAILLDTKGPEIRTGKLEVEPIELVQDEYLTLTTEEILGDQNRISITYNNLPNDVQVGSTILIDDGLIGLTVVDIQGTEIKTRIVNGGTIKSKKGVNVPGVSISLPGITEKDTNDIIFGIGQDIDFIAASFVRKASDVLEIRALLEKHNASHIQIISKIENQEGVDNLDEILAVSDGMMVARGDLGVEIPAEDVPLAQKLMIQKCNIAGKPVITATQMLDSMQRNPRPTRAEASDVANAIFDGTDAIMLSGETAAGKYPVESVLTMSRIAEKAESALNHREIFMKQQIAQETTVTEAISQSVAISALDLNAKAIISSTVTGHTARVVSKYRPKSQIIAVTTQERTMRQLALVWGVTPVFGKEATSTDELLETALNGGKASGLVQAGDLVVITAGIPLGRSGSTNLVKVDTIPAD from the coding sequence ATGCGGAAAAGTAAAATTGTATGTACGATCGGACCTGCAAGTGAATCGTTGGAGAACATCAAAAAATTGATTTTGGCTGGTATGAATGTAGCCCGTCTGAACTTCTCCCACGGCGATTTTGAAGAGCACGGTGCCCGGATTAACACAATCCGTCAAGCTTCCAAAGAACTCGGCAAGACTGTTGCCATTCTGCTCGACACCAAAGGACCTGAGATTCGTACTGGTAAGCTGGAAGTAGAACCGATTGAACTGGTTCAGGACGAGTACCTGACACTGACTACGGAAGAAATCCTTGGTGACCAAAACCGTATCTCCATCACGTATAACAACCTTCCTAACGACGTTCAAGTTGGATCGACTATCCTGATCGACGACGGCCTGATCGGCCTTACTGTTGTCGACATTCAAGGCACTGAAATCAAGACCCGTATTGTTAACGGCGGTACAATCAAGAGCAAGAAGGGCGTTAACGTACCAGGAGTTTCTATCTCCCTGCCGGGTATTACGGAAAAAGACACCAACGATATCATTTTCGGGATCGGACAGGACATCGATTTTATCGCCGCTTCTTTCGTCCGCAAAGCCAGCGACGTTCTGGAAATCCGTGCACTGCTTGAGAAGCACAATGCTTCCCATATCCAAATCATCTCCAAGATCGAAAACCAGGAAGGTGTCGATAACCTCGATGAAATCCTGGCCGTTTCTGACGGTATGATGGTTGCCCGCGGCGACCTTGGTGTTGAAATCCCTGCTGAAGATGTACCTTTGGCACAGAAGCTGATGATTCAGAAATGTAACATTGCCGGCAAACCGGTAATCACAGCTACCCAAATGCTGGATTCCATGCAGCGCAACCCGCGTCCTACCCGCGCTGAAGCGAGTGACGTAGCGAACGCTATCTTCGACGGCACCGATGCCATCATGTTGTCCGGTGAAACAGCTGCCGGGAAATATCCGGTAGAATCCGTACTGACTATGTCCCGCATTGCTGAGAAGGCTGAATCCGCCCTGAACCACCGTGAAATCTTCATGAAACAGCAAATCGCTCAAGAAACTACCGTTACTGAAGCGATCAGCCAGTCTGTAGCGATTTCCGCTCTGGATCTGAATGCTAAAGCTATCATTTCTTCGACTGTAACCGGCCACACTGCACGCGTGGTTTCCAAATATCGTCCTAAATCTCAGATCATTGCTGTAACTACCCAGGAAAGAACTATGCGTCAGCTGGCGCTGGTTTGGGGCGTAACTCCAGTGTTCGGCAAAGAAGCTACTTCGACTGACGAACTGCTGGAAACTGCACTTAATGGCGGTAAAGCTTCCGGTCTTGTACAAGCCGGCGACCTCGTAGTAATCACTGCAGGTATTCCGCTTGGCCGTTCCGGTTCCACTAACCTGGTGAAGGTAGACACTATTCCGGCTGACTAG
- a CDS encoding glutamate decarboxylase: protein MWTVIYIAPTARVAEMIQRKLTEEGFLIKCRPVNMSKQQFEILVPSGELEEVQEVLNLILHP, encoded by the coding sequence ATGTGGACGGTAATCTATATAGCGCCGACCGCCAGAGTGGCGGAGATGATCCAGAGGAAGCTTACGGAAGAAGGATTTCTGATAAAATGCCGTCCGGTTAATATGTCCAAGCAGCAGTTTGAGATTCTGGTTCCTTCGGGAGAACTTGAAGAAGTGCAGGAAGTCCTGAATCTGATTCTGCATCCTTGA
- the accD gene encoding acetyl-CoA carboxylase, carboxyltransferase subunit beta, with the protein MFKDLFQKKRKYAIIPSERLERSGGPAEGERPKREIPEGLMNKCNKCGTIQYSKELEKNLKICPSCGYHMRLNATERIAMTLDPEGFIEFDSEMASVDPLQFPGYASKLEQQQSKTGQVEAVITGQGTIGGHPVIVAVMNFEFFTGSMGSVVGEKITRAVEKATDKRLPLLIFSTSGGARMQESILSLMQMAKTSAALARFNEAGGLYISVITDPTTGGVSASFASLGDIIIAEPGAVFGFAGRIVIEQTIRQKLPEDFQTAEFNLQHGQLDLVVNRKEMRSTLTRLLELHDVKGGF; encoded by the coding sequence TTGTTCAAAGATTTATTTCAGAAAAAACGGAAGTACGCGATCATTCCTTCAGAACGTCTGGAGCGGAGCGGCGGACCGGCGGAAGGCGAACGCCCCAAACGTGAGATTCCTGAGGGACTCATGAACAAATGCAACAAATGCGGAACGATCCAGTACAGCAAGGAACTGGAGAAAAATTTAAAAATATGCCCGTCCTGCGGCTATCATATGCGCCTGAACGCCACCGAGCGGATTGCGATGACGCTGGACCCGGAGGGGTTCATCGAGTTTGACAGCGAGATGGCTTCGGTTGATCCGCTGCAGTTTCCCGGCTATGCCTCGAAGCTGGAGCAGCAGCAGTCCAAAACCGGACAGGTTGAGGCTGTCATTACCGGCCAGGGCACGATTGGCGGCCACCCTGTTATTGTGGCCGTGATGAACTTTGAATTCTTCACCGGCAGTATGGGCTCTGTTGTCGGCGAGAAGATTACAAGAGCAGTGGAGAAAGCGACCGACAAAAGGCTCCCTCTGCTGATTTTCTCTACCTCCGGCGGAGCAAGAATGCAGGAGAGTATCCTCAGCCTGATGCAGATGGCGAAGACAAGCGCAGCACTCGCCCGGTTTAACGAGGCCGGAGGACTGTATATTTCCGTAATTACAGATCCGACTACAGGCGGCGTGTCAGCAAGCTTCGCGTCCTTAGGCGACATCATTATTGCCGAGCCCGGTGCGGTATTCGGCTTCGCGGGACGGATTGTCATTGAACAGACTATCCGCCAGAAGCTGCCGGAAGATTTCCAGACGGCAGAATTTAATCTGCAGCACGGGCAGCTGGATCTGGTCGTGAACCGCAAGGAAATGCGTTCCACGCTTACCAGGCTGCTGGAGCTGCATGATGTGAAAGGGGGCTTTTAA
- a CDS encoding G1 family glutamic endopeptidase — MGQVNQLPRSKPCLADKINTGRAASSGFGWTSSNWSGYAISGKKGSFRRISADWIVPYVKPTVKATYSSLWIGIDGFRNSSLIQTGTGHESVNGTVNYYAWWEILPAAETVIPLPVSPGNHMRASIVKLSPGKWCITLRNLTRNWVFRTVQRYNGPQTSAEWIMEAPQVGADIAQLSKISLSRFICCRVNGRSPKLKASDGGIMVKNKTLLAVPSLPGSCGDSFSVRRLYRKSHPAVYSRNPIYTRT, encoded by the coding sequence GTGGGCCAAGTCAATCAATTACCAAGAAGCAAACCGTGTCTTGCGGATAAAATCAATACAGGCAGGGCGGCCAGTTCCGGCTTCGGCTGGACTTCAAGCAACTGGAGCGGTTATGCCATCTCAGGCAAAAAAGGATCTTTCCGGCGGATCTCTGCCGACTGGATCGTGCCCTATGTGAAGCCAACGGTCAAAGCTACCTATTCCTCTCTCTGGATCGGTATTGACGGCTTCCGGAACAGCAGCCTGATTCAGACAGGCACCGGTCACGAATCTGTTAACGGAACCGTAAATTACTATGCCTGGTGGGAGATTCTCCCCGCAGCTGAAACGGTGATCCCCCTGCCGGTGTCTCCCGGCAACCATATGCGCGCTTCCATTGTCAAGCTCAGTCCGGGCAAATGGTGCATCACGCTGCGCAATCTCACCCGAAACTGGGTGTTCCGCACCGTCCAGCGCTACAACGGACCGCAAACCTCAGCAGAATGGATTATGGAAGCCCCGCAGGTAGGAGCAGATATTGCACAATTATCCAAAATATCACTGTCCCGCTTCATCTGCTGCAGAGTTAACGGCCGCAGCCCGAAGCTTAAGGCTTCAGACGGCGGCATAATGGTCAAGAATAAAACGCTGCTCGCCGTGCCGTCTTTGCCGGGATCCTGCGGTGACAGCTTCTCTGTCCGGCGGCTTTACCGCAAAAGCCACCCGGCCGTGTATTCCAGAAACCCTATATATACCAGAACCTAA
- a CDS encoding YtpI family protein yields MIMFIKYLLFVLLAGFMISAAVYSYTYRRSADPLIKGLKRSVMNVLLGGMLVTLSLISMFLFRGSTLNVVIEAAFLLLGMFNIFSGLRSYSYYSRMRGSK; encoded by the coding sequence ATGATTATGTTCATCAAGTATCTGCTGTTTGTCCTGCTTGCCGGGTTCATGATTAGCGCCGCTGTCTACAGCTACACTTACCGCAGATCCGCAGATCCGCTCATCAAGGGGCTTAAGCGCTCAGTTATGAACGTGCTGCTGGGCGGAATGCTGGTTACACTCTCCCTGATATCCATGTTTCTGTTCCGCGGCTCTACGCTAAATGTTGTTATCGAGGCGGCTTTTCTGCTGCTGGGGATGTTCAATATCTTCTCGGGGCTGCGCAGCTACAGCTATTACAGCCGGATGCGCGGCAGCAAATGA
- a CDS encoding phosphatidylglycerophosphatase A produces the protein MSYQLAAGLLERRGVSLASIAEIVYILQSAYYPGLTEEECLESVRAVLGKREVQYTLMTGVALDELAEKKLLPQPLQAILEADESLYGADETLALGITGVYGMIGLTSFGYLDKIKLGIIGKLNDDKGRIHVFLDDLVAGIAAAASARIAHRHEGAKVYSPPAGGE, from the coding sequence ATGTCTTATCAATTAGCAGCAGGGCTGCTGGAACGCCGTGGAGTTTCGCTTGCTTCTATCGCTGAAATCGTATATATTTTGCAGTCAGCCTATTACCCGGGGCTTACGGAGGAAGAGTGCCTGGAAAGCGTCAGGGCGGTGCTGGGCAAACGGGAGGTGCAGTACACGCTGATGACTGGTGTCGCACTCGATGAGCTGGCGGAGAAGAAGCTGCTGCCCCAGCCGCTGCAGGCCATTCTGGAAGCGGATGAATCACTTTACGGGGCAGACGAGACACTGGCGCTTGGCATCACGGGAGTATACGGAATGATCGGGCTGACCAGCTTTGGGTATCTGGACAAAATAAAGCTTGGAATTATCGGCAAATTGAATGATGATAAGGGTAGAATCCATGTGTTCCTGGATGATCTGGTGGCCGGAATTGCGGCGGCGGCATCGGCCAGAATTGCCCACCGCCATGAAGGGGCCAAGGTGTACTCTCCGCCGGCGGGCGGGGAATAA
- a CDS encoding acetyl-CoA carboxylase carboxyltransferase subunit alpha, giving the protein MAGELPFEMPLLEMRKKIAELKQFGEEKGIDFSDEVARLEERYRMLENDIYSNISPAQKMHLARHHGRPTSLDLIGLIFNDFLELHGDRLFGDDLAVVGGIAKLNGRPVTVIGQQRGKDTKDNIMRFFGSAHPEGFRKALRLMKQAEKFGRPIITFVDTKGAYPGNTAEERGQSEAIARNLYEMSQLAVPVICVIIGEGGSGGALAMAVGNRVLMLEHAIYSAISPNGAASILWKDATKAEQAAEAMKITASDLLAIEVIEEIVPEPRGGAHRDYEATAAAIKDALWRHLEEISVMDSAELKEDRYLKFRKIGEFAEAREELEPAEEEVQIVE; this is encoded by the coding sequence TTGGCAGGAGAGTTGCCTTTTGAAATGCCTCTCTTAGAAATGCGCAAGAAAATTGCCGAGCTGAAGCAGTTCGGTGAAGAGAAGGGCATTGATTTCAGCGATGAGGTGGCCCGTCTTGAAGAGCGCTATCGCATGCTTGAGAATGATATATATTCGAATATTTCCCCGGCCCAGAAGATGCATCTGGCCCGGCATCACGGCCGTCCGACCTCGCTTGACCTGATCGGGCTGATCTTTAATGATTTCCTTGAGCTGCACGGAGACCGCCTGTTCGGCGACGATCTGGCCGTAGTCGGCGGGATTGCCAAGCTGAACGGCCGTCCGGTGACGGTTATCGGGCAGCAGCGCGGGAAGGACACGAAGGATAATATTATGCGCTTCTTCGGCAGCGCACACCCGGAAGGCTTCCGCAAGGCGCTGCGCCTGATGAAGCAGGCGGAGAAATTCGGCCGTCCGATTATTACCTTTGTCGACACTAAGGGGGCTTACCCCGGCAACACGGCGGAAGAGCGCGGACAGTCTGAAGCGATTGCCAGAAATTTGTACGAGATGTCCCAGCTGGCCGTACCGGTGATCTGTGTGATTATCGGTGAAGGCGGCAGCGGCGGAGCGCTGGCCATGGCCGTGGGCAACCGGGTGCTGATGCTGGAGCATGCGATCTATTCGGCAATCTCCCCTAACGGGGCGGCGTCTATTCTGTGGAAGGATGCTACGAAGGCCGAGCAGGCGGCTGAGGCGATGAAGATCACCGCTTCCGATCTGCTTGCGATAGAAGTGATCGAGGAGATTGTTCCTGAACCGAGAGGCGGCGCACACCGTGATTATGAGGCTACTGCTGCAGCCATTAAGGATGCGTTATGGCGTCATCTGGAGGAGATCTCCGTCATGGATTCTGCTGAGCTCAAGGAGGACCGTTACCTCAAATTCCGCAAAATCGGCGAGTTCGCGGAGGCCCGTGAGGAACTGGAGCCTGCAGAGGAAGAAGTGCAGATTGTAGAGTAA